TAAAACCTTTGTTAATGACAAGAATCATATTAACGGTATAGAGAACTTCTGGAACCAAGCTAAACGGCATCTACGTAAGTTTAACGGGGTCCCAAAAGAGCATTTTCACCTCTATTTAAAGGAATGTGAGTGGCGTTTTAATCACAGTGACCCAAAGTCGCAATTACTACAATTAAAACAATGGGTTAAACAGGGTTTGAGCTAATTATCTAGGACAGCCCCTAATTTAAAGTCGGTCACAAGTCGGCGCATGAGAGCTAATACCAAACCCAACAATTAAAGTTGCGCCCAGGTACGAGCAGTTAAAGACCGAATCCTTTGTGGCTGTTTAAGTAGATTATTCCAAGCCAAGCATGCGGCATCGACAATAGCCTCATAACTGTCATAACAACGATTAGATAGCTCATTTTGCATAAGGTACTGCCATACCCTCTCAGAGCGATTAAGCTCAGGTGAATAAGGCGGTAGTTTAAGCATAGTGACATTAGCCTGATTCAAGCTTGGTTGATGCCATAATGCGCCGTCCCTCCCACCACCGCATGACGTCCTTTTGGAACGGCTCTACTAATCTCTTGCACATGCAATAACATGGTGTGTTTATTAACGAAAGGCAGTACTAAGCCGACAGCCTTCTTTGTCGCTGGACAAAAGGCACCAAACAGATAAGCGGAATGAAACTGTTGCTGCTTGATCAGTCGAGGTCGCCCACCGCGGTAATGCCAAACTCTGGTCAATGAGCCTTGTTGTCCTATTCGAGTTTCATCTTGAAACCAGATGTCCACTTGATCTAAGCTCACATCAGTAGGCAGTGACGCCTTAACCTGTGCTATAAAGTTTTTTAAAAGCGTCTTGAGCTTGTGGGTCGGCTTTTGGATGCTGACTACGAGCACTTATCCAACTCATATCAATACGCTTGAGTAGCTCGTAGATACCGTTAACGGTGTAGTGAGCGTTGTAGTGTTCTTTAGCCAATTGCTGAATGTCTTTGCCGGTTAGACGACCGCCAGCGCGCTTTTCTTGTTCAGAGACTATCATGGCTTTAAAAGCGGCTGTGTCTGCTTCTGCCAATTTGCTGCGACGACCTCGACGATGACGATCGTAGAGACTCTCAAGTCCTCGTTCATAATATCGCTTCAATGTCCGTCTGGCAGTTTCAGGATGTATGCAGAGGTCTTTGGCAATATCGTTGGTGGCTTTGCCTATACTATATTGGTATAAGATGAGCAGGCGTAGTCGGGCTCTGGGATTGCGCTCAGTCTTTGAGTGTTTGCCAAAATCATGGTCTTCTAGGTTATGTATTGGTATAGTCATAAGTGGATTATACTATATATTTTGGGTTTGGTATAACTTCATTGACTTAAGGGCGGCTTATAATAAGCCTGTGTTGTGGTCGCGTTCTTACTTTGCAGGCTCTTGTAGCGGCGCACCGTTGGAGATTATTAAGCAATACATTCAAAATCAGCAGAGTTAGGCTATACGAAATTTACCTCCACCCTAGCGTCGGGTGGAGGTAAATTTCGTTAGATTGATAGCATATCAATGGTCATAAAAAACCCCTCTACACAATAATGTAGAGGGGTTTTTGCTGTTTAAATAAGCATTGACGAACTGATTAGCTAATTTTGTTAACAATACCAAGTGGTAAGTGCTTCATTGCTTGACCCACAATTGACCAAGGCAAGCTTGGTACACAGGCTTCTGCCACCCCAGACTCAATGGCAGCCACGATGGCTTTGGTGCCTGTATCAGCATCGACTTCAAATGGCAACGGTTTGGCATTGGTATTGATTTCGGTACGAATATAACCTGGATAAATAGTAGAAACCTTAATTGGCAGTTTCTCGAGTAGCATATCCGCACGAATACCTTCTGCCAAATATGCCAAACCAGCCTTGCTAGCGCCATAAGTGGTCATATGCTTAGGCAAGCCGCGCATCGCTGACATGCTAGATATCACCACCAAATGACCACTGTTTTGGGCACGAAATATTTTCATTGCCGCTTCGCACTGTGCCAACGCTGAGATGAAATTAATCTCAGCCGTACGGCGATTGGTCTCAAAACGGCCTTTACCAATGCGGCGACTCTCTCCCACTCCTGCGTTGACTACTACGCGGTCGATGTGACCGAAATCAGCAGCAAAAGCATCAAACACTTCAAATATCGCATCATAATCAGTGACGTCAAGCACGCGATACTCAATACGAATATCAGCATAGCGATCCATGAGCTCAGCTTTTAGCTGCTCCAGACGTTCGGCACGGCGGGCGCATATGGCTAAATTGTAGCCTAGACTTGCAAAGATGCGCGCCATTGCCTCACCAAGGCCTGAGCTGGCACCGGTGATCAATACCGTTTTGTCGAGGCCAACTTGCGATTTCGTCAAGCCTTTTAAATAGCGTGCTGGCTGAATAGCGCTGAATGTCTGATCTTTGCCTTGTTTGGCAGTCTGCGTTACCAAATTCATTAATTTATTTTGCATAAGCAGTCCCTTATATAATAATGCGTTCATAAGAATAAAAAAAGAGGGTTGGCACCCTCTATTATAATGGCAATACCCTAATAAATAAGTACGGATATGTATCAAAGAATCTAAAAAATAAGCGCTATTAACTTTGATTCTAGCGCCAAGTGACAAAGCGCTCTCCATCAGAAAATAAGTGACTGTATTCATTTAACGACAACAGTTGCGGTACTTGATCTCTGACAGTGATGGCCGTCACACCAGTATTTACAAGGCTTCTATTTATTTGATAAGCGGTTTGACTGCCTTGTCGTAATAATTGAGCGGTAATTGCAGCAATCACACCCCCTGAGGTAAAGACCAGCACCGTACTGTCACGTTCCAAATGATTAAGTTGTGATGCTTGCTTACGTACCTGCTCGAGCGCTTGCTGAGCACGCACATTAAACTGTGGCCAACTCTCTAGATAATCCTCATCATTGTCTCCTGCATGCCAGCGCTGCATGGCCAAATCAAACAACTCAGCCAAGCGTTGTTTTGGTACCTCTGCTTTGGCAATCTCTGAGGCGATTGCTTCTTGACTGGTAAATGCAGGATTGGATTTTATAAACACATCCTTATGATTAAACTCATTAAAGCTCTCAATCAAATAGCTATCAGGAACCGTCAAGTCTAATGCTGGTAGCGAAAGACTGGCCGCTGATGCAGGCTGATAAGCCTCCCAAAAGTAGCGCGCTGAGTCCTGTTGTCTTGACAAGCTGCCTGTAAATATCGCATCGATACGGCGCTGAGTGGTTGCATAATGCTGACCAAGTAAACGCGCCTGCAAGCCCCCTAACTCTGAGAGCTGATCGTAGTTTTGTTGTCCAAACGATGCTTGACCGTGGCGTGCCAAGAGAATAGTTGTCATAAAAATACTGCCTATGTCTATAAATACTGTAATATTTTTAATAAAGCTTAATATCAATACATCAAGCTCTCAACTTAGTTAAGCTGTAGGCTGTGGCTTTAGCCCAGCTTGAACCTTTGCAAAAGCAAAATGCTGGGCTAAAGCCACAGCCTACGCCAACATATTAAAATAGTTGGGACTAAGGCATGAATACCCTATAAGCTACTCAGATGGTTGCTCAAAATAGCTTCTGGGTAATATGCCTTTAATGACGGCCTGTACAGGGCTTGGTAGCTTCTCAATAGTAGCCATATCGACACCCATATCTTGCAAATGCGGCTGTACATGACTGTTAAATAGCGCCTCACCTTCGTATTGCGCAATCAGCTTTAAACACTTAGCATGCAGCACATGGTTGATAATCCAAAAGTTTTTGAAGGCAGGATTCTTAGTTTGCTTATGATAGTAGCGATAATAAATCTGCTGTACGATACCTGCTAAGCGAAACAGACCAAACACTTCATAAAACGTCCAGTTGTCTACTTTTAGGCCAGTACGCTCAAGGTAATAATCCACCACTTCACTACGTGTCATCATACCTTCTAAGTGAGTCGGCTGACGGCGCGACTGCTGCATGATGATATTATCATCTTCCTCAATCCAGTAAGCGAGCGCGCTACCTAAGTCCATTAAGGGATCGCCTAAGGTCGCCATCTCCCAGTCGAGTACACCGATCACTTTGGTAGGATCAGCAGCGTCTAAGACAATATTATCAAAACGCCAATCATTATGAATGACGCAGGTTTTAATATCGACGGGTGTATGCTTATTCAGCCACTGACGTACTAGCGCAAAACTTGGTACATTGGGGGTTTTTGCCTTGACGTAACGCTTATCCCAACCATTGACTTGACGCTCGCAGTAACCATCACCGCGGCCTAAGGCTTTTAGGTCAGGATTGTCTTGATAATCTACTTGGTGCAACTCAATCAAGGCATCTATCACATTAGTGCATAGCTCACGCGTTTGAGTAGGCGTTAACACCACTTCTTTTGGCAAGTTGGCACGTGGAATGATACCTTCCATCCGCTCCATCACATAAAAGTCAGCACCAATGACATCCTCATCCGTGCACAAAGCCACCATGTTTGGTACATACGGATAATCTTCTTTTAGCGCTTTTTGTACCGTATATTCACGCACCATGTCATGTGCAGACTTCGCTTTGGTGCCTTTAGGCGGACGACGTAAGATAAGATCTTGGTTTTCGTACTGTAGACGATAGGTCCAGTTTGACGCACCTCCTGAAAACTGAGTCACGCTCGGCTCACCTTTTACTTCTATACCTTGATCTTGCAACCAACTGCTTACTGCCTGTGCATCAAGAGCTTCCCCTTCTCTTACTGGCCCACCTTCATCTACTACTTTATGGTCGTTTTTCTCATTATTCTTTGCGTTACTAGTTGTTGCCATGTGATGTTCCTTATCATCTGCTTATTTTAGAGGCTGTATAGAATTCATAGTAAACTGTTAGAAGTCGTAGGGTGCTCTACACATCTAAAAACTATATATCTAAAAGATATTATAGTAATGGATAGAATTACTCTACGACTCTTCAAAGTCAGTTTTCGTTAACTAACATTTATTGCTTAGGCTATTTTAATAGCTGACTTATTACAACTTAACGTTTAAGACGATATCCTTCACGCTTTAGCTCTAATTTGGCAATCATGGTTTTGTGCACTTCATCGGGGCCATCGGCTAAGCGCAGTGCCCGTGCTTGTGCAAAAAAGCTTGGTAGTAATGTATCTTGACACACACCCATGCCACCATAAATCTGAATCGCCATATCGACCACTTCTTGTAGCACAGTAGGAGCGACTACTTTAATGGCTGATATCTCGGTTAGAGCCGCTTTAGTACCTTGACTGTCCATTTTTTGTGCAGCATATAGCGTCAATAAGCGTGCTTGGTCAATTTTGATACGAGCATCGCTAATACGCTCGAGGTTACCGCCCAACTGCAATAACGGCTTACCAAAAGCCGTACGCTGCATACCGCGGTGAATAGCAAGCTCCAAAGACTTCTCTGCGGCACCAATACAACGCATACAGTGATGAATACGGCCTGGTCCCAAGCGCCCTTGCGCAATCTCAAAGCCCATCCCTGGCCCACCAATGAAGTTAGCGGCTGGCACACGCACGTCAGTAAAGCTCACCTCGCCATGACCATGCGGCGCATCGTAATCACCAAATACCTTTAGCATACGCTCGATTTTGACACCGGCGGTCTTAGCAGGCACCAGCACCATAGAGTGTTGATGATGACGATCTTTACTCTCATCAGGGGTATACGCCATGACTATCAACACATCAACAGCAGGATCACCAAGACCAGATGACCACCACTTGCTACCATTAATGATGATCTCATCACCATCGACCACAGCAGTGGCCTGCATGTTGGTCGCATCACTAGAGGCAACATCAGGCTCCGTCATACAGAATACCGAGCGGGTCTTACCTTCCAATAATGGCGTCAGCCACCTATCTTGCTGTTCAGTACTGCCATAACGCCACAACAGCTCCATATTGCCGCTGTCAGGCGCATTACAGTTAAAGACGTAAGGCGCCAACAAGCTGCGTCCGCTCAACTCTGCAATCGGTGCATAATCAGTGACGGATAGCCCAGCACCTAGATTTTCATCAGGTAAAAACAGATTCCACAAGCCTGCAGCGCGTGCTTTTGCTCTCAGGGTCTCGTACGCTTCTGGCCACTGCCAGTTTTCCCAATTGCCATCAGGATTTTGCTCATGACAGTCTTGCCAGAACTGGGTTTCTATCGGCTCGATATGCGTTTCTATGAATTCTTTGACTTGCTGATGCATGGACTGACCATGCGCCGTTGCGCTAAACATAGTTTGTGATGTATTGGTTGTCATTATTATATTCCTCTTCCTTGTTAAATATTCTAGATTTTACCGTAAGCTATTAGCCATCTGTCTTTAGTGCAGATAGTCAATTCAATTTGCAAGTAGTACAAGGCAACCAAGTGTAGATGTATATTGAATACTTCAAGCGAGGTTAACGCTGTAATACTTTTATAGTGGATTGACTATATTAGGTAGAACGCTTTCTACATTTATAGCATAACCCTTGTTCTGAAACAGAAAAAGGCGCGACCGGCTAGGCCACACCTTTAGGTTGTCAACACACTTTAATGACTCAGTTTTTATTTTAGAATATTTAAGCGACTATTAAAGTCAAAGCGCATCAAGGCTTCTGGTAGCTTGTCAGCGGCGATATTAAGCGTCGCTTCTGCAGCCTGTGCCAGACCCAGCTTTTCGGCCAAAGTTGGCTTTTGGCGTGAGTGCAATGCATACACTTGACTACTATCCATCAACTGCAAAATATAACTGTCCGAAGTCTGTAAGCTATCCACCAGGTTTAGCGCTAAAGCGTCCTCACCATACCAATGCTCGCCAGTTGCAACCTTGTCCAAGTCCAAAGACGGACGATAGGTATTGACGAAATGCTTAAATAGCTGATGTGTTTGCTCAAGCTCTTCTTGATACTTCGCACGATCTTCTTCGTCGTTTTCACCAAATATAGTAACTGTGCGCTTATAATCACCTGCGGTGAACATCTCATAATCAACGTCGTGATTTTTGAGCCATTTATGGAAGTTTGGCAATTGTGATACCACTCCGATTGATCCAATAACCGCAAACGGTGCAGCAATGACCTTATCCGCGACGCAGGCCATCATATAACCACCACTGGCAGCGACTTTATCAACACAGACAGTAAGTTTAAGACCCGCCTCTTTTAGGCGTGCCAACTGCGCTGCAGCCAGACCATAGCCATGCACCAAGCCACCCGATGATTCAAGACGAACCACTACTTCATCACCTTTGTTAGCCGTGCTAATCAGAGTGCTGATCTCTTCACGCAGATGCTTCACCGCTGTGGCTTTCAGATCACCATCAAAATCAAGCACAAATACTTGCTGCGACTTGTCTTTACTTTTGGCTTTAACTTTTAAGGCCTTTTTCGCTTTTTTTGCCATGCTCTTTTTGAGTTGCTTAAGTGCGGCCTTACCTTGAGTCGCTTCCATAAGCTCCTCACGGCGCTTTTCTTGATTTTTATTGAGATGTAGTACTTTTAACTCAACAGGGTTTTTGGGCGGATGAAATAGCATAAAGTTTCCTTAAATAAAATAATCGATATCAATATTGTTATCAGTACAACCCACAACCGCTTAGTATGACAACTTATTAAATTGGGTTGTATGTGAAAGTAATATAGTTAATATCAAACTGATATGCACGCACAGTCGACAGTTTTCAAGCCTACATACGATATTTAACTATTATATGGCAGCTACAGACATCTGTTAAATGAACGTCGAACCATGACGCTATCAGCTTGTCACACGTAACCGAATCTAAAGGTATTGTGCAAGCAGAGTTGTATAAAAATGGCAGATTAGGCATAATATGCGTTTACATCTATTTCTATGCAGCCAGCGCGACGAGGTTTTGTCTTGATCGCGTTTTATTTGCTATTTTTTCATAACATCTTAAATCACATCGACATAAGATACGCTATATTAAAATAGCAGCGCCACTTAAGCCTATACTTAGCAACTGATAAACGCTCATTTCTTGCCTACTGGTTCTCATGCCATGATGGCTTGTCGTGAGCCAATGACAAAAAAGATAGCATTGGTTGAAATCAAATAGCATTGGCTGCATGATTGTACATCGAACTGGGCTGACAACTGGATAACTAATATTATGACGCAAAGTACTATGACGCATGGCAAATACCGAGACGAATATTGCGGAGCCGTAACCGAAAGCTTTATAGAACAAACCATCACTATCGTAGGCTGGGTACATCGCCGCCGCGATCATGGTGGCGTAATTTTCTTAGACATGCGTGATCGTGCAGGCATCCTGCAAGTCGTCATCGATCCTGATACTCCAGAAGCATTTGCGACTGCCGATGCGGCACGTCCTGAATACGTACTTAAAATTACTGGTCGCGTTCGTCGTCGTTATGAAGGCACCGAAAACCCAAATATGACCAGTGGTCAAATCGAGCTATTGGGCAAAGAAATCGAAGTGTTGGCTAAGTCTGATACGCCGCCATTCCCGCTTAACGATGAAAACACCACCGTATCAGAAGACTTGCGCCTGAAGTATCGTTACCTCGATATGCGTCGTCCGCAGATGCAAGAGCGTATGGTATTCCGTGCCAAGGCCACATCAGCCATTCGTCGTTACTTAGATGACCATGGTTTCTTAGATGTTGAAACTCCTATCTTGACACGTGCGACTCCTGAAGGTGCTCGTGACTATCTGGTGCCATCACGTACACGCCCAGGTAACTTCTTTGCGCTGCCGCAGTCGCCACAGTTATTTAAACAGCTATTGATGGTATCTGGTTTTGATCGCTACTATCAGATCGCTAAGTGCTTCCGTGATGAAGATTTACGAGCTGATCGTCAGCCAGAGTTTACCCAAGTGGATATTGAGACTTCTTTCTTAGATGAAGAAGAAATCATGAACATCAACGAAGGTCTCATCAAGCACTTATTCAAAACCATGATGGATGTGGAGCTTTCCGACTTCCCACGTATGACCTATGCGGATGCGATGCGTGACTACGCTTCAGACAAACCTGACCTACGTATTCCACTGAAACTGGTCGACGTTGCAGATCTCATGCAGAGTGTTGATTTCAAAGTCTTCTCCGGCCCAGCCAATGATCCAAAAGGTCGCGTCGCGGCACTGCGTATCCCTAATGGTGCGGCTCTCACCCGTAGACAAATCGATGACTATACCAAATATGTTGGTATCTATGGTGCGCGTGGCTTAGCTTATATCAAAGTCAACGATGTAAGCTTGATCAACAATGGCGTCGATAAAGAGTCTGGATTACAATCGCCAATCATCAAAAACATGACCGATGAGGTGTTAGCCAGCCTAGTCGAGCGCACTGGTGCCGAGGATGGCGACATTATCTTCTTTGGTGCAGATAAAGCCAGTGTTGTTAATGATGCCATGGGAGCACTGCGTCAAAAAATTGGTCTAGATCTTGAGATGCAAACTTGCACGTGGGCGCCACTATGGGTCACCGACTTCCCTATGTTTGAAGAAACGGATGATGGAAAGTGGACATCGGTACACCATCCATTTACCAAGCCAAAGGGCTCAGTAGATGAATTAAAGAACAGCCCAGAGACTGCTCTTTCTGTCGCCTATGACATGGTACTGAACGGTACTGAAGTCGGTGGTGGTAGCTTGCGTATCAATACGCTTGAGATGCAAAAAGCCGTATTTGAAGCACTTGGTATCGATGAGGCCGAAGCAGAAGCTAAATTCAGCTTCTTACTTGACGCCCTTAAGTTCGGTGCGCCGCCGCACGGTGGCCTGGCCTTTGGTTTGGATCGTCTGATTATGCTAATGGTTGGTGCGGACTCCATTCGTGATGTCATCGCCTTTCCGAAAACCAAAACTGCTGAGTGCCCATTGACTCAAGCACCTGCTGAAGTTGACAGCAAACAACTGCGTGAACTGGGCATTCGTGTGCGCGAAAAAGCACAGGCTGACACCAATAAACCTGCCCAATAAAGGGGCTTGATGATGCATACATTTTTTTTACAGCGTGATTGTGTGTTCAGTAGCATCTCGAGTTATGAGAGACTACACAGTCATCTATTACAATGTGAAAAATTATGAATCCTTATCAGGTTTTCAAATACGTGCCACTATCTGTCTTACAGGTATTGGCGCGTTTTGTTGCCTACATCATAATGCGCATGCCTAATGCCAGTCTGACTCGTGCGATTAACATCAACTTATCGCTGGTGGCTCCTGCATTATCTGCTGCTAAAAAACAAGCATTAATTAAAGACATCGTGCTGCATCAATATCTTAGCAGTGTCGAGTCTGTCAAAAGCTGGGCAATGTCTCCTGAATGGAGCATTAAGCAAGTCCGTGACGTCCATAATAAAGACATTTTGCTTGAGGGTCTTAATAACCCAAATGGCATGCTCGCTATCGTACCGCACTTGGGTACGTGGGAGATGATGAACGCTTGGCTCAACCAGTTTGGTGCGCCAACCATCATGTACAAGCCAATGAAAGGCAATATTACTAATGACTTTGTCCTGCAAGGCCGCTCACGGCTCAATGCCACTTTAGTACCTACCGATGCCAGTGGCGTCAAGGCGATATTTAAAACCCTAAAACAAGGCGGTTTTAGCATTATTCTGCCTGATCATGTTCCTGAGCCTTCAGGTGGTGTGGTTGTACCTTTTTTTGGTATTGAGACCTTGTCCAGCACACTGTCCTCAAAACTCGCTAGCAAAACCAAATGCGCCTTAGTAGGGCTATCCTGTATTCGTCGTGACGATGGTCGCGGGTTTGATATCTATTGTTATAAGCTTGACGATCCAGCATTGTATGACCGTAATGTATCTACTGCTGCTCATGCACTCAATCAAGCGATGGAAGGTATGATCTATGACAACTTTAGCCATTACATGTGGGGCTATAGGCGTTTTAAACAAATACCCATCATAGGAAACCCTTACCGTGCAGATAAGGCTGCCCTAGCCGACTTTATTCACGCTCATCACAATAATGACAATCGTAATGAGAAAGCTAACAATGGCAACTCAACGAATCTAAGCGAAAATACTAAAGACAGCTGACACGAAGACTTAGACGTACAGTAAATAAGGTTTATGCTAAAATCAGTACCATTCTTTGCCCTTCTTTGATATCAATAAGAGTCTATTATGACAAGCAATCAAACTGAATCTCTAATGACAGAGCAAGAAGTCTCTACAAGTGATAGCACGCCTGAGCAGCGTTATATCATCTGTATGAAATGGGGTGATAAATACGGTCCTGAATACGTCAATCGTTTATATAATATGGTCAGCAGGCATCTAACTTTAGATTTTCAGATGGTCTGTCTGACCGATGATAGCACTGGCATTGACTCTGCCGTTCGATGCTATCCCATTCCCGAGATGGATCTGCCAGCTGGCCCTGAGCGTGGTTGGAAAAAACTCACTACTTTCAAACCTGAGCTATATGACCTTAAAGGGGTGGCGCTGTTTTTGGATATCGATATCGTTATCGTCGATAATATCGATGCTTTTTTTAATTACGAAGCCAAGCATGATGATAGCGTGGTCATCATTCGTGACTGGAAAAAACCTTGGCGTATGATCGGTAACAGCTCGGTCTATCGCTTCAAAATTGGGCAAAACACCTACCCTGACTTGCTTGCAAACTTTGAACGTAATTTTGACAGCATTCGTAAGCAAGTTCGTCATGAGCAAGCCTATCTCTCTAACTACTTACGTGAGCATCATCATTTAGAGTATTGGGATAAAACATGGTGCGTCAGCTTCAAATACCAGTGTATTGCCCCTATTCCATTTAACCTTGTGCGAGCGCCAAAACTCCCTGATGGTGCAAAGATTGTTATCTTTCATGGTGAGATTAATCCGCCCGATGCGATTAAAGGTGGCGGCGGTAAATGGTATCGTCATGTGAAGCCAAGTCCTTGGCTTGAGAAACATTGGGTATAATTAGACATTGGGTATAATTAAATTAGCAGACTCAGCTAAAGCATTGGCTTGCATTGTTATGAATTTGCGCATTTTCTAGAGCTATGGTTCGTTCGAAATAAAACCGATACGCTAATATGGGCGTGCTGCTGTGATAAATAAATATTGTTTAAAAGCTAAATGATAAAACTCTGTAGGAAATACTATATTGGATAATAATATAAAAAAAGCTATAAACTTTCCTGATGCCATAGCTATAAGTGTCCATGGAAAAAAGGTGAGTATCAAAGCTTTTGACGCCAGTGAAGACAGTCAAAACCTGAACAAGCAAGTGGTCAATATATTTGCATCCGGGCCTTCTATTGCGGATTTGGTTTTTGATAAACATTTGACATCCACACCAAGTATATTTGTCAATGGCAGTTTAAGCTTAACGAAAGAGCATGCTTTTTCTAATATTGTAGGCTATGTGATCAGCGATGCCAGATTCATCAAAAACAATCCAGAGGTTCTAACTCAATATTATAAAGGGCAGCCTCTATACGCTACCCTTGCTGTCTATGAAGCGATAAGCTCAAATTTACCCGATTTAATCTCTCAATATCACCATAAGATGAGGGTAATATTCCCCGTTGATAGACCGTTAGATAACAAGGTTGATGAGCGTTGGGTTAACAAGCGCTGGCTTACTTCATTACCTGTCATTAAGAAGTTTGTAAATAAAAAGATAGCGCTCAGTGAACTTGCCAATCACTCTAACTTTGTGATTGATGACTCTCACAAGCCAGAGGCTATTGGGGTCTCGCTAGATGTCACTGACGGCTTTGTTGAAGCGGGAACTGTTGCCTATATTGCAGCTCAATTAGCGTTTTCGCGGCAAGCAGGCGCTATTCACTTGTATGGTATAGACTTATTAAACAGTCATAAACCACGATTTTATGAAGATGAGGACAACAATGCTCCCTCTAAGCTTGATAAAGCCATCACTGATCGTATCGTGCCTTCTTTTAATTTATTAGGTAGGGTTTATAAAGAGCAAGGTACTAGTGTTTATAACCATTCTCCTATTTCAAAAAAGCTATTCACAGACCTCAATATCAGCTTTTAATGTCTGAACAAATTGTGGGCGTTGATAAATGCCGCAGCTAGGCATAGGTAGCAGCTGATAACTTAATAACACCTTATAGTCTGATCATAAAGACTGATTACTGCCTAATTCATCAGCTTTGCTAATTAGTTAACATCTCCGACGGCTGCTGAGTTTACTTGAATGGTAATCCTCTTGCAACAATGGCTGTTCTCAATAGCTCATTTGACAGTATCCGTA
The sequence above is a segment of the Psychrobacter fulvigenes genome. Coding sequences within it:
- the aspS gene encoding aspartate--tRNA ligase, whose translation is MTHGKYRDEYCGAVTESFIEQTITIVGWVHRRRDHGGVIFLDMRDRAGILQVVIDPDTPEAFATADAARPEYVLKITGRVRRRYEGTENPNMTSGQIELLGKEIEVLAKSDTPPFPLNDENTTVSEDLRLKYRYLDMRRPQMQERMVFRAKATSAIRRYLDDHGFLDVETPILTRATPEGARDYLVPSRTRPGNFFALPQSPQLFKQLLMVSGFDRYYQIAKCFRDEDLRADRQPEFTQVDIETSFLDEEEIMNINEGLIKHLFKTMMDVELSDFPRMTYADAMRDYASDKPDLRIPLKLVDVADLMQSVDFKVFSGPANDPKGRVAALRIPNGAALTRRQIDDYTKYVGIYGARGLAYIKVNDVSLINNGVDKESGLQSPIIKNMTDEVLASLVERTGAEDGDIIFFGADKASVVNDAMGALRQKIGLDLEMQTCTWAPLWVTDFPMFEETDDGKWTSVHHPFTKPKGSVDELKNSPETALSVAYDMVLNGTEVGGGSLRINTLEMQKAVFEALGIDEAEAEAKFSFLLDALKFGAPPHGGLAFGLDRLIMLMVGADSIRDVIAFPKTKTAECPLTQAPAEVDSKQLRELGIRVREKAQADTNKPAQ
- a CDS encoding lysophospholipid acyltransferase family protein; translation: MNPYQVFKYVPLSVLQVLARFVAYIIMRMPNASLTRAININLSLVAPALSAAKKQALIKDIVLHQYLSSVESVKSWAMSPEWSIKQVRDVHNKDILLEGLNNPNGMLAIVPHLGTWEMMNAWLNQFGAPTIMYKPMKGNITNDFVLQGRSRLNATLVPTDASGVKAIFKTLKQGGFSIILPDHVPEPSGGVVVPFFGIETLSSTLSSKLASKTKCALVGLSCIRRDDGRGFDIYCYKLDDPALYDRNVSTAAHALNQAMEGMIYDNFSHYMWGYRRFKQIPIIGNPYRADKAALADFIHAHHNNDNRNEKANNGNSTNLSENTKDS
- a CDS encoding glycosyltransferase translates to MTEQEVSTSDSTPEQRYIICMKWGDKYGPEYVNRLYNMVSRHLTLDFQMVCLTDDSTGIDSAVRCYPIPEMDLPAGPERGWKKLTTFKPELYDLKGVALFLDIDIVIVDNIDAFFNYEAKHDDSVVIIRDWKKPWRMIGNSSVYRFKIGQNTYPDLLANFERNFDSIRKQVRHEQAYLSNYLREHHHLEYWDKTWCVSFKYQCIAPIPFNLVRAPKLPDGAKIVIFHGEINPPDAIKGGGGKWYRHVKPSPWLEKHWV